The genomic DNA gaaatatcctcaaatctatttaaaatagtgcaaaatatttataaatatttaaaacattagtctaagttagtaaattattattaatgatattaataatttaatgtgcgttttaaatatttatagacaattatattttaaatggattgaaggatatttttcctaaactgatttagaagaaatttatgtAATTAGAAAAAATCCATTCAACATAATACACAATCAGTGAACATTTCATATTGGCATAAATTAGAATGCACGTAGGTCCCACATGAGAACAAGGTAGGCCTTGTAATCACGCCTTTGAATTCTTAACAATTCAAGTGGCCGGGTCTAACATCAGATTAGGCAGCTCGATTAATCAACTATTCATGTCATTAATTtgactttctcttcttttcttttactgtCATAACCCCTCCcccacaacaaaaaaaaagaaaaaagtctgGTCAATCCGAGAGATATACGTACCTTTGCAACGTTCACCATTGATGCTGCCATCCCTGCAAAAGCACAAGAACTTGTTCTCCACGCCTGTGTTGTTGTACCCACAATACCCACCGGAGCTCTCACAGGCACCACAATCCTTAAGCGGCTTCCAATCAAGCACAAATCCATTCTTTATAGCCCCAGCAAACCCCCCACTACCCAAATTGCGAGTATCAATCTCCGTCCTCAACACAGTGGCCACCACCTTCTCCTTGCAAATATTTGCCCATTCGAACCCCGCCGTCTCCTCCCCCTCGACAAAAACAAACGACGAGTAATTCGCATTATACCCCTCCAAGCACCCGATGGGAGGCACGGATGTTGGGTACAAGGGACTACAATTAAAGTAAAAACTGAGGTTCAAATCCGAAGTAGAAAAATTCAATGGGAGCGTGCCGAGAGTGACGTTGTGACGCACCCTCGGACACGATTGGTTTGCGGCATCGATGTCGACGAGGGTGAGGGTGTAGTGAATATAATCTATTTCGGTTACGTAGTATGTGTCGTCGGGCAAAGCAAGTATAGGTTTCTCGTCGGCGGACGAGCACGTGAGACCAAAGCCCTTGTAGCCGCAATATGATTTATCGGAGGTGGTGTTGTCGCCATACAACCAAAAGGGGTAGAGGATCCCAACGTCGCCGCAATGGTTCGGAGCGCATAGTGGTGAAAAAGAAGTAGAATTGGTGAATATggagttgaagaagaagagggagagaaTAAGGAGGAGAAAGCTTAAAGGGTGTGACATTGTAAACAAATGTTGGCTCTTCTCTTGAAGTGGgtaaactcatatatatatatatatatatagagagagagagagagagagagagagagattaatttaattatagcACATAGACTACATATATAGTCTAGGGTCTGAGTGGTTTGAGTTAAGATaactttattttgattaatttatgatGTTAGAAAAACTTTTTGAACTCTTGTAAGTCTGCAACCCCGTTTTGACCAAAAAGTATTTTGCTGCCACAGATGAAGGAATGAATCTTTTATGAGTAatagaagtgtttttttttttttttgccttaaattAATTTCGAAAACATTTTAACAAGTGGTTCAAtgacatatatattaaaatgtgtGGGTATATGTTGTTTGTGCACTTGCTCTTAACATAGTATACACGCGGTCTATCCGGCGGCAGATTTGGAACTTTTAGTTTGAAAGGacaaaacttctaaaaaaatatttgaggagataaaaattaatttttaaagacttattttataaaactatatatatgttttttttttttaaatataatttttttggagacCACCTTATGGCTTCTGCCTTTAGGGGACCCAAGATGGTTCCGCCCCTGGCCTACCATTGTTAAACTCTTGAtggtttatttaaaattatcgGTCAAAAAGTTTGTAACATCAATTATCTTGAGGTGGCCGGACAACCCCTAATTGAAGGCTAGTTGGAGTCGGGTGGCCAGAGACAAATNNNNNNNNNNNNNNNNNNNNNNNNNNNNNNNNNNNNNNNNNNNNNNNNNNNNNNNNNNNNNNNNNNNNNNNNNNNNNNNNNNNNNNNNNNNNNNNNNNNNAAATTTTGAAGGCAAGAGGAGTGGAGCGAAGGTTTGAGATGGACAATAGTTGCCAAAGAACGATCCAATTAAGGTTCATTGAGCAAAAGAAGCAGAAGCCAATGGGGTTTGctttatatttctcaatagtttTTAGGGACCAACTTACAATTTTCTCTGATTTAAATACGTTGTCTTCAGACAAAACTTGTTTATTTAACAACTACACTACTTAAAATGCATATATTATAAGTACTGTTGGCCTTTCGAGAAAGCCAAACTCACTTTTAAAAGCAACTACTTGGCTACTTGCTTACTTCTTTCAATAAGTGCAGAAAAACTCAACTTCCATGGCcttgatatataattaatatcacATATATGTACACATCTTTTCGCTTACTCTATTCTGGGAAGATTGAATCCACATAGTTTTCCAGCAATGAGTAATAATGAatatagaaaaaacaaatgcaaaagcTTGCCATAGCAATGAAAATAAAGAcgaaatatattatatatgcagtgttcaaaacaaaagaacagAGAAAACGAAATATGATGAAGACAAAACGTCTAAGGGCTTCTTGTGCTAAGAAAAATCTACCAATATTTGAACCTCCAAGGCAACTTGAAATCCCAGTTCCGGatttttaattctaaataattGCAGAGCCTGTAATTGCTCAAACTAGAcaacttattttaaatgaacCGACAAGAATATGTCATGtcttctatttttataaaataaattttaaaagaatttcttcCACCAACCACCCCCTCAAGACTTTTGGCCGTGCACGGTGGACAAACCCCAAGCCAACTTACAAGGTGGGAAACCACCCTTAAAAGTTTCGAGGGAGTAGCCAACATTAGCTTGGGAAAAGTTGACCAgtattaaattcatttttttgacCATCACACTTCAAAACTTTTGAAAGGCTTAATTCTCTTTGGAGTGGTCAAACCACCTACAAAGGCTTTTATGGGTGGTTAGTCACGCTCTCTCCAAAGAGTTTTGAGAGTAATGTAGCtaccctcaaaaaaaaaatttttacaacTGATGTgcaaaacttacaaaaaaaaaacaaaaaaaaaaaaaaggtttaaccGTGGTCGACAAGTACCTCTTAAGATGAAGGGCCTGCAATTCTTAAAATCTTAAtcgttcatttaaaataaacgcTTCTTTAAAGAGGCAATCAACAACCCTAGAGCTTAGATTGGAGGTGGTCATGTCCCCTAGGCTAAAATGAAACATGatcttctccagttcattttgtCATAATTTTGCTAAAACGTATTGACTCTAAATAAATGATGCTGCATAATTAccatatttgattaaaataaaattttagaatttacAAAACCTACAATTTTAACAATTagagaaatgatataaatttcatccaaattaGTCGGAAAGAAATattctcaaacccatttaaaatagaacaaagtatttataaacatttaaaacgttagtctaagttagtaaattgctattaatgatatta from Corylus avellana chromosome ca6, CavTom2PMs-1.0 includes the following:
- the LOC132185296 gene encoding LEAF RUST 10 DISEASE-RESISTANCE LOCUS RECEPTOR-LIKE PROTEIN KINASE-like 2.1, whose translation is MSHPLSFLLLILSLFFFNSIFTNSTSFSPLCAPNHCGDVGILYPFWLYGDNTTSDKSYCGYKGFGLTCSSADEKPILALPDDTYYVTEIDYIHYTLTLVDIDAANQSCPRVRHNVTLGTLPLNFSTSDLNLSFYFNCSPLYPTSVPPIGCLEGYNANYSSFVFVEGEETAGFEWANICKEKVVATVLRTEIDTRNLGSGGFAGAIKNGFVLDWKPLKDCGACESSGGYCGYNNTGVENKFLCFCRDGSINGERCKG